The window GCGTGGCTACCCAATTCTTCGAAGAACGCAGCAAAACACGGGCCTCGAGATGTCCCTAGCCAATATGACCGCCATTGTTGGCTCTCAGCAAGTAGTACGATGGGGCGAGCGGATGAtaataaaaggttttaacATGCTCATGATCGCAACACTGGCAGCGGCCGATATGATCGTATGGCACCTCCTCGTCAGTGAACAGCCGGAAGAGCGGATTTCATACATTGACTCTCGACTTGATACTCTGGATAGCGAGGTTCCAAAAGATGTTTCTCTCAGAACGCTTGAAGAAAGACGCCATGTTATCGGATGGTGCTCTAAAGTCACCGAATTGTGCGGTATGAGGGTTTTTACAGTGTTCTGGCCGATCCCAGACCTCTGATGCTAACTTAGAATAGGCGATGCAACTGCGAATCTAAATATCAAATCTTCAGGATTACGGGAGCCGCCAGCGTCTATCGTTATCGATCGCCTATATATCAAAGCAGGGGCAAATTTCGCTGCTGGTCTCGACATGACgttcaacaagaagaagaagccattttGGCTCATGCGACAGAAGGACTATCCCAGTCTTCTCAAATGGGTCAGTATACAGCCTATCGTTTTCTACGACGTAGCAGATCGCCGGGCTTGGCTAATCGACGGTGCTTCTGCACTACTTCATCTTGTTCGAGTATCCCTATATCTGGACAAAAATGATCCGGAATCGGTGTACGATTGGATCTTCGATGCTACAAAATTCAAAGACAAATGGCGTGGGGTTACTGGACGCCAAGCAGCCCTGAATACTCTGAAGGACTGGGACAACCTCAATCTGAACATCTATATTGCTGACAAGCAACGCCGCAGTGATGGCGGAGTTGAGACGGAATATGCTACCTTCGGAACACGGGTTAAGCAGATATTGCACTCAATTGAGATATTGATCGACAAGCAAGTTATGAGTGGCTCACAGGATGGCGTTCAGATTTCTCAAACATTGAATATTCGCCGCGATATCATTGGCTTCGATATTCGAGACATCATCGACCCAGTTAGTGCCATCCATGCTCGCATCCAACGCGTCGATTCATTGGGCCATGGATGGGTTGATTTAATCTCTTCTATCGGCACCACCACAATTTTTGGTCGAGGTTTCGGTGATCTGATTAGCCCTAGAGAACCTCACGCTCTGTGCAGCGAATGGATATCTGTGCCCAAAGGGAAGGATTACATGGTTGCTTCTACTGCAATGTTGCAGATGCTGCACGACCGACGCCTGCTCAGGATGGAGCCGAGTCTGAGCCCGGGCGAGATGACGAGCAAGATTGTCTGGGCCTCAGCAAATCATCCATTCAAATCTTGCGGGTGCTTGCAGAAAAGTACCAGCAgttttgaagatggagatttACACATCAATTCTGTACAATTTCTCGTCGCAAAAAGCTCATGGACGTCGCGCCTCATGCTTCGTGGGTTGACACCTGTAGATGTGATGACACTTGACGGGAACGGAGCTGTAATTTTCGGGCACGTTCCATTCTTGAGTCTCAAGAGTGAGGGAAAATCCGCATTTGAACAGCAAGGCGAGAACCTGGACGCAGCATCGAGTGTCGAGCTTAGCAGTCAAGGAAAATTGCCACCTCGATTGGCGAATCCAGCTACAAGCGAGTCGGCCAGATCTGCAGGGTCGACCGGCATCACATCGCCGAGTTTGGAGGCATCTCGCAGTGTCAAAATTCAAAAAGAGGATAATTCAGGGGTGAATATCAACGAGGTGAGCGACAAAAAgggtaaaagaagaaggcatttCATGAAATTTTTTAGGAGGTAAATTGATTTATTTTCGTCGTCAACGTCATGCATACCAtgtgtttatttattttcggCACCTTTATTCTATATTGCCAGTTTCATACCTGATCTGATAGATGTATACATATGCAAGATTTGACAGAGACGCTGTAGCGTAATATACGAATCACGAAAAGTTGCACTTGCGCCTGCACTCTGTAGCCTCCACATAGAGACTCGGTTTCCCAGTCTACGAAATGCAAAGGATGTAGAAGGGCCACAATATAGGGTGTGATGATTTACTGAGACGCttaaataatctattagTATTCAAAACTGCCGCTTAACGGATGAGCCATGATGGAGGTTACAATTGATTGAGACTAATGCTGGCGAGTTGGGACGTTATGAGGTTCACATTTGACGGGCGAGGCAAGGCTGTAAGCAAAACCTCCGCCATGCCCACGACAGCTTCATTGGCCCGTCCACCCGCCTGTAGTTGAGTAATAATAAGATCAGGACCGTTGATATTCTGACATTGCGGGCCGACGTCGTCAGGTCGAAGGATTTTGGCAGTACGAGTCTTCTGTTGTCGATGGGCAAATCGGCCCGGACTTCAAACACTGGTAATCTTCGACATCGTTGTTTGCTGCTGTGAGGAACGGCTACTTCGAAGTGGCGAAGCTTTTACTCGTGGTCGGAGACACGACAATTAAGGGCCAAGACAGTTTTGCTCGGAGTCTCTTCTGGTAGATGAGGCACACTAGCGATCTTCTGGGCTTCCAGTTTCCAGTGTAGCATGCTGAAAGACTAACAATCCTATGCCTGATGACCGACCCTGATCCTCTGGTGTCGAATTTGTACAGGGCCGGAAACCCGTAGTGTGTAAGGGCGACAATATCCTAACAATCGCTGATCAAGGAGTATTTTACTCTTTGCTGCTCGTGTCTTGGTGTTCAATGCTATGTGATGATGCAATTTACGGCTTGCTTCTACATTAAATCCTGATAGAGCGTTTTCCCAGAAGGTGAGCTTTTGCGGCCAGTGGCTTCTCCTCCATATAGACTCGACTGTGAGGAGGGTTTCTTGTTTCCTACACCACGTACCAGACAGTATTTCCGGCTCTGTACAGGACAGGCACTATTCACGGGTGGTTCTTCCATGAATTCGCTACGGATTCTTTTGAAGCTTTCCGTCCGAAATGTGGAATATTATCAAACTGGTTTCTACATGACCTCATTGTGTTTTATTGCATCAGAAAAATTACGACGACTAAGTTCAAAGTCTTATAAATCTGCTCAAGCGAGATATTCACACTTGGGAAATAGCCATGTTTCGTGTTTCTCATGCCTTTTCAGCAACGGCTGATTGCTGGAAAGTACTGCGTCAATGCTGTAACGCCGCTGTAAAGGCAAATACGTCGGTCTTCATGTTGTCTAGAGTCCAGCAAATCCTAAACGTTCTTGTCGTCTACAAGCTCCGCCCTCTCTGAGCCTGTATCCACACCTCACGTCAAACCGACGCCCTCAACTCTCTGCGACACCAAAAACACCATCGTCCTCCTCATTTCCGGCTGTAACCAGCTTGAttgtcttttgctgcttAGCATCACGGTATGACTCAACGGACACGCTTTTTGGCAGAGTCGAGACCGGATTAGGCAAAGGCCGACGAGGCGATGCTGCACTTGCCCGTCTCCATCCTTCGCCAGCCAGCGCTACCAGACAGCGATAAAAAGGTCGCGTCGCCGCCATGATTTGCGCGTCCAGTTCTCGACTCCACGCTGCTTCATCGTCTTTATGAGAGGAGGAGTCGCCATGGCCGGTGATGATTCCGACCCGGATCAGGCGTTCGAAATCGTAGAGCGCGACGCGGTGCCTGCGCCTCCACCCAGCCACGGCGACTCGATCGAGCAGCGACTCCATGCCCTGCAGAAATGGCTCCAGCCAACcgactttctctctccaggcAGCGAGTTCATGAAGCATCTGCACTCGCACGTGCCTGGAACTGGCGGATGGATCCACAGGTCGCCCGTCTTTCGCGCTTGGGCCAGCTCCGGCTCCAGCTCCGACTCCGACTCCAGCTCTGGCCAAGAccgtgatggcgatggcggctcGTGTCTCCACGTCCGGGGAGTTGCTGGCAGCGGAAAGTCCGTCTTCTCGGCCAGCACCGTGCGCCAGCTGCAAGAGTCTGGCCAtgtcgtcctcttcttcttctttcgccaGATCGTCGACAAGAACCACAGCGCCAGCTACCTTGTGCGAGACTTTGCCGCGCAACTGCTTCCTCATTGCCCTGCCCTGGTAACCGCCTTGACGGCGCTATCGCAGGACCATGCCGTCAGCGGCAATGAAAGCAGCCTGGTATGGCCCGCTCTCGTTGAGGCTCTTACCAAGGGCATCGCAAAGAATGTCTACTGCGTGGTGGACGccttggatgagatggacgaTGGGGATTTTGAGGGCATGGCTGATCGCCTCGTTGAGCTGGGCACCGCCGCACCTGGTAAAGTCAGGGTTATGATGACCAGCAGGCCGCTGCCCAAGATTGAACAAAAGTTTAGCAGCCCGAGAATCgtgaagctgaagcttgaCCCTGCCCTACTCTTCCCAGATGTGGCACGTTATGTTGACGCCAGGATGGCCACGCTGGATCCCCCATTAAGCGACGACAAAAATGAGCTCGTAAAGCAGACCATCTGTGAACGAGCCAACGGGCTCTTTCTCCACGCCAGGCTTGTTGCAGATAACTTGGCTGAAGGCTTGCGGGATGGGCACATCACCGAAGAGACTCTGCCTGGCAGTCTGGACCGCCTTCCACGAACCCTCCAAGACGTGTATGAGGGCATGTTACGAGAGCATTCTCATCGCAGCGGAGTAACAACGGAGCAACAAGCCAAGGTCCTCATGTGTGTAACGCACGCGAGCCGGCCGCTACGACTGATTGAGCTTGGATCGCTGCTCTCCAACATGCTACACATCAGTCTCGGACAAGGAAAAGACTTGGTGCGGCGCAGCTGCGGTAGATTATTGGAACTTTTGGAAGACGAGAGCGTGAGCGTCATCCACCATTCATTCACCGAGTTTCTGCATGATGCCACCAGAAAGAAGAGCGCCGCCGCTTTCCCTGTTCTTGATGACACAGCTTCGCACGAGACGCTGAGTGTGCTCTTGCTGGAGTTTCTCAATGGCTGTCCGCATTTCGACGCCACTATCGATGACCACAGAGAGGCAAACTACGACGATTACAATTCGAGAGCCAAAGAGACAATGAGGAGACGGGATCTCGTAACTAATTTGCGAATCACTCATCCTCTGGTCTCCTACGCTGCTGATAATCTCGCCTTCCACCTCAGGAAGGCATCGGCGCAGCCGCTCGCTGTTGTTCGAGAAGCCTTGACTCACCATCTGTGCCCTGGAAAGCCAGCATTTGAGACGTGGATGCTGATGAATTGGAGAGGGCGGCTATCTGCCTCTTTTACCGTTTTTCACCTTGCCACCGCTGTGCAAGCCCCCCTCGCCATGCCACTGGCGGTAGTCGAGATATTTGAGGCCAACGAGCCAACACTCCTTGACGCTCGTGATTCAGATGGCCGTACTCCATTGTCCTACGCTGCTGAGAATGGTCATGACGACATTGCCCGGTTTCTGCTTGCCAAAGGTGCAGAAGCGCAGTCGGGTGGTACTCTTGGTCGAATGCCTCTGCACTGGGCGGCATTGAAAGGGCATTCGGAGGTGGTTCGACTTTTACTAGCCGCGGGTGTTGACCCTCTGATTAAAACATTTCCAGTTCTTGAGGAATTCGATGCTTATGACCAATACCACAGAGTGTATtcagaagaggaagccgaGAGTCGGAGAAAGACTGCCCTGTCCTTTGCGTTTCGAGGTGATAATACTCAAGTAGTGCAGGCATTCATGCCCTTCATTCCGCCGGCCGAAGTAAACAAATGCTTCCATCAGGTCGATAATGTGGAAAATATAGAGGCCATTCTAAACACGGGCAAGGTCGATATCGACTGCTTTCGGGATGGGGAGACAAGGCTGTTTAGGGCAGCTAAGCGCCACAAGCTGGATTTGATCAAGTTACTGCTCAAATACGGAGCAGATCCAAATAAGAGATGTGCCCGAGAGCGTTTATGGACCTGTGGCGAAATTACTCTGCAAGTTGACCACGAAGGAGGACCAACACCTCTTCACGCGTTTTCCACTCCTGACGAGAGGTGCGTTCTCATGAAGGAAGAAGTGAAGAAGGCGGAAGAATGTGTTCGAGTTCTTGTAGCGGCTGGAGCAAAAGTCAACGCCACAATGAAATGGAATCGTTCTCTCCGTGGCCAGAACTTGacgcctctccatcttgctgTGCAAAAAACCCAGACTAGCCTTGGCTACTGGGGCAAGTTGGACTATTCTGAAGAGATCCTCACCCGCGCCCTCTTGTTGCAAGGAGCCGAGCCCAACGCCGCGACAGACACAGGAGAGACACCTATGCATTTCGCTAACCCAGAGAAGCCCCAACTACTAGACGCTCTGGTTGAATATGGAGCAGATCTCAACTCGGTGAACAACAATGGACGAACACCTCTGCTAGAGAtcataaataaaataagccacTCATTCCGTATGGGCAGGCTGAAACCAGATGTCCGGTTTTTCCAAAAAATCGTTGATCTCGGAGCTGATGTACACATTGCAGACAAAGACGGGGATAATGTATTCCATCACATCATGCATAGCATTCAATTCTTCTCCGATACTGAATTTTTGCCTTTTATTCAGCTGCTGTTAAACTCTCGCGTGGACCTGAATCATCGGAACCGGAAAGGCCATCCGCCTGTGTGGAAATATAGGCAAAGCAATCCTATGGACCTACAAAGTCGTACGGACAATGACGAACCTTTGCTTCGAGTTCTTGTCGAAGCTGGAATGGATTTGAACGTTCGTGATGAGGAGAAAGGCGAGAGTATTCTAAGGGTCATCAGCGAGAGATTTAAAGATGACCTCGATGTAATGGAAATGTTTATCCGCCTCGGGGCTGATTCGAAAGCATCCGCCAGAGATGACGTAACGCTATTGCACGATGCGGCGAAAGATTTCAAGAAGGGAGCAGATTGGTTTCGCTATATGATGTCGATTGGCGCAAAGCCAGATGTCCTCGGCGGTGGAGGGGACACTCTCATCCACTCAGTCCTTCGCTCCCCTGGAAAAGAGAGCAGATTCATTGCAATAATACAACTTCTGGTCGAGGCTGGTGTCTCACCGCTTGCGAAGAATGGAAAAGGGGAAGCGGCGCTGCATGTGGTGAAAAATCACAAAGTCCTGGAATATGTGCTTAAAAACCCTTTGTTCAAGGGGCTAAATCTGAACGAGCAGGACGTGAACGGCTTTGCTCCCATACACAACGCCGTAGCTCTTGGGGAAATAGCTgtagcttctcttcttcgtgcCGGAGCTGATCCAACTATTCTCACGGCGGATAATCTATCCCCGCTACATATCGCCTCCCGTGAGGGGGCTGCTTCCATCGtcagcctcctcctttcAGAGTATCGACGTCGAGGTGTGCTTGAGAAACACGTCAATCTTTTAGGCGAGGGTATGGCACCACTACATTACGCCTGTCGTTCTGGACGGCCAGAGAGTGTCTGGGAGCTACTCCGCCATGGCGCAGACCCCTGGTTGTTAGATGTGGATGGCCTTATGCCGCTCCATTCCCTGGCCGAGTTTGAACCTTTGGAAGATCTATGGCGCCGGCGCCGGACCCATGCGGCGGATATCGTTCTCATGTTGCAGCAAGCCGGAGTTGATTTGACCGTCGAGGCAGTtgtcgaagatgacgacgggAGGACCAAGACTGTAACTCCTTTGGATATGGCGGTAGAGGAGAAGTGCTGGGACATGGTGCGCGCGCTTCTCACTCGCGGCGTCAAAGCCCGGGACAACCACATACAGTCGCCAGACTTTATTTTGGCCACAGATACACACAAAGCGGCTCAAGCAGCCCGTGCTGTGTCGGCTACAAGCTCCAGTCTGCCGCATAGTACTTTGTTACGAGGGCGATGGTCCATCCTTTATGAAAAGTATCGTCCTCTTAGCGAAGACAAGCTGTACTACATAGCTGATGGACAGGCCATATTGGACATGCAGGCTAACCACAAGGCTAGAAAGAAGCCCAGACTTGACAAACTAGACCCTTTGAAGTGTGCTCTGCATGACGGGGATCACGACAGTGTCAAAGAATACGCATTGCTGGGTGGTGATGTGCTTGCACTGGACCAGTGTGGGAATAatactcttcttcatctccttgTCCGCGGAGGATACGTCGACCTATTCGAGTACTTTGCCGATAAAGTGCACCTTTTTGAAGCCCAAGACTGGGTTCAGACAGACGAGGAAAATTGCTGTACGCTTCTTGGTGCAGCCTGCAGACGTGACCTCCCATCTTTACACATTATACAGCTGCTCGTTGATAAGCTCGGTGTTGACGTCAATGCCGTCTATAACGAACGAGGATTCATTTACAAGTTGCGAGGAGGCACCGCATTGCACATCCTGGCGAGCGGTAGTCACTTTTGGCAGATTGAGGCGCTAGAGTACCTTCTGTCAAAGGGGGCGAATATAGAAGCACAGAACAAGTACGGCATGACACCGTTGCTGGCGGCTCTGCACCATGAGTGGCCTCATGGTTACTGGCGAGAGGAGACCATAAGGATATTACTACAAAATGGGGCTGACGTAAATGCAATTGTGTTGGAGACAGAGGGATCGCGTGCGCACTCGGCGTTGGAGATGTCGGACAGGGCTGAGATCACGAGAACCTTGCTCGAGTATGGAGCGGATGTTGGGCTTGTCCCAGGGCTCATAGCCCGGATGGTGGCGAGATGGAATGATCCAGAGACAATCAAGCTGCTATTACAAGCAGGACTAAGTCCAAATGAGCTGCCAGCACCTAGGacggagaaagaagacgtACGGTATGCACTCCACGAGGTATGCTTGTACGGCGCATCCCTGCCGTCAACAATCAATGACTACCAATGGGAAGATGTCGATTCGCGAAAACAGGCAACGACAGAATTATTGCTTTCGTTTGGCGCTGATCCAATGGCAATGTACCAAAATGGAAGATGTCTGCTCCACTGTATCATCGAGGACCATGGCCAACTAGACAGCTTCCTCCCTCGACTCTCACAAACGGATATCAACCGCCGTGGCCAGCATGGACGCTCGCTATTAACCTCGGCTTGCGTTCCGACTATCCGTAAAGAACCACCAAGATACGACAGCAACCCACTATCCCCGAGCATCGTGCCAAATTCTGTGCTCGGCCTCTTACGGCACAAAGCCGATGCCCTTGCTGTCGATGACGAAGGGCGTACACCGCTGCATTGGCTCTGCACGCTTCCTGGGAAGTATGACGAGGAGCAACGACAGGCTTTCATCACGCTGGTTGAACACGGTCCAGCCGCCGTCAACATGGCCGACAACCAAGGTCGCAAGCCTCTCCACTTGGCACTGGCGGTATATGCGGATCGCCGCCAGGAATCTCTATTCGCAATCAAACATCTCATATCCGCAGGCGCCGATGTGAGCGAGCCGGACCCCGTAACGAGTAACTCGACGCTACACCAGCTTGCACCCCGTCTGGTAGGCCATGCCGAAAGGGCTGCCGAAACCACCAAACTCTTCCGCGAGCTTTCTGCCAGTGGCGATATCAACATCCGAAACGCCAGCGGTGAGACTCCCGTCATGAGTTTCACAGCTGCTGGCTGGAAAGGCACAGACGATCCAACGGGAAAGATCTTGCGTCCGAAATATGCAATTGCCAATGACGTGAATCACGCGACGGCGCTGAGCGTCTTTGTTGATCTAGGCGCCGATCTGATGGCTGTGGACGCACGAGGGCGGACGCTGCTTCATATAACGGCAAGTCGTGAGATTCCCGCCGATAGCTCGGATTGGGACCAGAAAGAAGATGTCAAGACGGCGTTTCAGAAGTTGATGGAGCTGGGCTTGGATCCGCGGAGGGAGGATGCTGAGCTGAGGACGGCGATTGACATTGCTGTTGCGAGAAATGTACGTGAAATTATGCAGTTGTTCAGGGAGAAGGTGGAAAAGAAGCGGTGATGGGGGCAGTTAGTGGTAGGTAGCTGTAAGCCGGAGGAGATGAGATACTTTTTAATGTTTTAGGTTAGTAGGTAGGCTGGGAACTTGGGTACAAACAACTACCCCCTaatgatattttttttcggtTCAGGTTAAGGATAAATTATGGTGATGGACCAAGTCTTGGCTTCAAGCATGTATGTCGCCATTGCCTTGTCAGGAGAGTCTTGTAGGCTGCTGTCTCATCCTGTATCTCTTTATTATTCGTCAAGTTGATAATCACCGTCTGCTTGTTCCAATGCTCAAAACAGGCGCTTCGTtcaatattaatattctataGCTGAGTCCTACATGTGCTTTTGTATGCAGAGCCAACACGCAGGAATAGAACGCGTGACATAATTGCAAACAGGGaaacatgtttttttttataactttcaCATTGTTTTAATTCTCTTTTTCGGCATCTTATTTGCCTTGGGTAACAACAACTGCAGTCAAAGTTACTCTGTCGTCTACTCTTACCACTTATTCAACTCTCAGTGCCAATCACGGCCTTTACATGATTACTTCGTTGGCGACATCCTAGCAAATACATGTTAGCATGAGATTGCGggaaaaagggggagagaaCAACACACCCGCTTCAACTCCTTGTATGGCAGGCAGACGCAGTTCTGCACATGAACCTCATCCCCAACGCCGCAGTCCTTGCCAAGGATGGAAATGCTCTGCACCTTGACGCCGttcttgatgatgctggtAGAGTGGCTGCCAGCAGGAAGGGGCGAACCTTCGACACGAGCCCAAGCACCAACACGGCTGCCCCATCCAATGATGGAGTACAAAACGCAGGCGTCGTGCTTGATCTCGGAGTCTTCTAGCACGATGCTCTCCTTGATACGAGCACCGgcaccgacgacgacgcggGGTCCGATGCTGACGTTGGGGCCGAGCTTGGCGGTGGGGTGGACGTCGGCGGTAGGGTGGATAAAGACGGGGGGCACGATGTTGGCGCTTGCGGGGGCGAGTTCGTCGCTGCCGGTCTGCGAGGCCTTTTGCAGATACAGCGCGTTGGCGGGCACCGCAGAGCCGGCGGTCTTGATCTGGCGCCAGAAGTCCTTGGTCTCGTAGACAAAGAACTGCTTGCTGTCGGCCATGTCGCCCAGAATGTCCTGCTCGAGGCGGATGacctccttcttgtcctcgtcgtcgtcatcctcggcAACGGCACGGGGCATGGTGAAGGTATCCAGGTTGTCGGAAGAAGGGTAGGAGACGAGACGGGCCGGGCGATCGGTGCGGCGCTTGATGGCAGATCGGATGGAGGGGAAGATGGCATCGGTGGAGAAGAGGTAGACGCCACAGTTGATCAGGTTGCTGATGTGCGACTCGGGCTTCTCGACGTAGTGAAGCACTCGGCGGGTGTGGGAGTCGGAGACGATGCAGCCAAAGTTGGAGGCGGCGTCGTTGCTGACGCGGGTGCCGAGAATGACGGCCTCGGCGTCCCTCTcgatgaagagcttgagCATCTCCTCGAGCGGGAACGAGCAGCAGACGTCGGCGTTGAGAACAAAGAGGCGCTCGGGGCGGCCCTTGAGGATGGCATCGCGGAAGTGGTACAGGCCGCCGGCGGTGCCCAGCGCCTCGTACTCGCGCAGATATCGCAGGTTGATGCCGGGGAACTCCTTGGCCGAGTCCTTGATGAAGTCGCGGAAGACCGACTCGTCGTAGTAGCCGATGATGTAGACTTCCTGGATGTGCTTGACGCGGGCGACGGACGACAGGCAGTGCCAGATGATGGGGTGGCCGGCGACTTCGAAAAGGGGCTTGGGGAGATCAAGCGAGAGAGGGCGGAATCGCGTGCCACGAGAGGGGCCACCGACCTGTAGAATAGAAGGGAAAGGTTAGCCAGAAGCTCAATATCAAGTTCACAAGAGCAGTGATATGATGGGCAGCTGGTTGGGTATCAGCGGTGTGCGCTGTTAGTCGAGGCTCAGCTATGATACCCAAGGGCGTTGTCGCAACCATTGAGGAGGAAATCGCAAGTCCCAATGAAGAGGCTAGAGCGGGAAATCGTttccaaaagaaagaaagaaaaaaggtcaTTTCATTACCAGAATCACGGCCTTGGTGGCGGCGCCCACTGGAGTGGCAGAGCGATGGGGCAGAGGAACGTGGAGAGACATCGTGGTGGAGAGCTCAAGGAGGGGTATCTTggcacaagcagcagctggagcctCAGCGGAACAGCGGAAAACAGAGAAACGAGAACAGACACGAAGCAACAATCACTCGCTCAAGGCAAAAGCAGCGCGAAGGGCAGAGAAAGAGACGCTCGCCGGCGAATTGGGCAAAGGCAAGGCGGTGGAGCTGCCGCTGCACGACGCTGTCTGTGAAATTGGTGGCATGGACGACAAGGGGGGAATACGACGGGATATGCAATTAAGCGAGTGCGGGACACGAGAAAAAAGACCCCGCGGCGGTGGGAGATTGCCGCACGTGGTGGCTGTTCCTGAAGCTAAGGAAAAAACAGGGGACCAAGGGGCAGAAAATACGGGATGGGATGTTGAATGAGCCAGAAAAGCATATTTTTGGGGGGGTGATGCCGGTGGTGGTGTATGTGCATGTTTTGGCATttggagttttttttttttttttttttttttttttttttttcacaagCAGGAAGGGTCTGTCTTGATGCAACTCCACGCAACTCAACGCaactcagctcagctcaacGCCAACTCATGTCATATTTGCTCGTCGTGATACCCCGCATTCTGCCATTTTTTGTCTGTAAAAGGAACAAATACATAAGAATAAATGAATTAATACATGATGCTCCCAAGTGAAATTTTTTGTCTCAGCATTACTACGACCTCGTCTGAAGTCTCCTCTCTCGTTCCCTCACTCCAATTTTCGCTATGGtagtggtagtggtggtggtggtggtagcggGCGGAAGAAGTCGTGTGTGTGTCGTCGTCATCTACTCAGCATCTCGCTTCCTCCAGTTGTTGGATCCCATGGCCCTGGCCGCCGGCGGCAATCCGCCCTCGGGTCGGGGGTTGGATGGGCGTGACCAGCCACGTCCCTGGCCGTTGCGATCCGGTGTCGCGTTGGTGCGGGTGGACTGTCTGTCGTTTCTCTTGGCCAGTGAAACCTTCAGCACGCCTCCATCGTAGGCGGCACCGTCGAGGGCCTGCATGGCGGCTTCGgcctcctccttggtctcaaagtcaacaaagcagtagtagtaggttcCAGCAGGGCTTCTGGTGCTATCATGGGGGGCAATGCGCTTGCCAATATACGAGCTAGTTTGGGTTGTCATCATTAGTCATGAGTTTACACGGTGAGTTTCTCaagtgagagaaagaaagaaagagagagagagagagagagagagagagagagagagagagagagagcataCGGGTTGAATCCGGTAAAGATTCCCATCACCTCTTGGTTGTTCTGGTCCTGGTCTCCCATCTTGGCCAGGCCGCCAACATACAGGCGCTTTCCCTGGGACTCATCAACCACCTCCTCGGAGCGGTTGAAGCCGCCACGGGGCCGCTGGTCGTTCTGGTACTGCTGGGCATCCTCGCCAGCGGGCGCACCTCTCCAGTCACCAGTTCGCTGCTGGAAGCCAGAGCGGCCGTTCTCATTGCGCTTCTTCCTAGGCTCGCACGGGCCGACCTTGATCTCACGGCCGCGGAGCGATGCCTGGAGCGAGGTGAGAGCGCGCTCAGCAGTTGCTCGCTGGGCAAAGTCCACAAAGCAGTAGCCCGGGTTGCGGTTGCTGACGGCGTCAATGGACATGTGGATGTTCTCAATGTCGTCAAAGCCGTTGGCAATGAGAAACTCCTCAATGTCCTCGGACTTGAGCACATAGTGGAGGTTGCCTGCCTTGACCAGTCAGTTTTCATGGCCGCAATATGGAGAGTGTTCAGGTAGCCGCGCCTA is drawn from Trichoderma asperellum chromosome 4, complete sequence and contains these coding sequences:
- a CDS encoding uncharacterized protein (EggNog:ENOG41) — its product is MRGGVAMAGDDSDPDQAFEIVERDAVPAPPPSHGDSIEQRLHALQKWLQPTDFLSPGSEFMKHLHSHVPGTGGWIHRSPVFRAWASSGSSSDSDSSSGQDRDGDGGSCLHVRGVAGSGKSVFSASTVRQLQESGHVVLFFFFRQIVDKNHSASYLVRDFAAQLLPHCPALVTALTALSQDHAVSGNESSLVWPALVEALTKGIAKNVYCVVDALDEMDDGDFEGMADRLVELGTAAPGKVRVMMTSRPLPKIEQKFSSPRIVKLKLDPALLFPDVARYVDARMATLDPPLSDDKNELVKQTICERANGLFLHARLVADNLAEGLRDGHITEETLPGSLDRLPRTLQDVYEGMLREHSHRSGVTTEQQAKVLMCVTHASRPLRLIELGSLLSNMLHISLGQGKDLVRRSCGRLLELLEDESVSVIHHSFTEFLHDATRKKSAAAFPVLDDTASHETLSVLLLEFLNGCPHFDATIDDHREANYDDYNSRAKETMRRRDLVTNLRITHPLVSYAADNLAFHLRKASAQPLAVVREALTHHLCPGKPAFETWMLMNWRGRLSASFTVFHLATAVQAPLAMPLAVVEIFEANEPTLLDARDSDGRTPLSYAAENGHDDIARFLLAKGAEAQSGGTLGRMPLHWAALKGHSEVVRLLLAAGVDPLIKTFPVLEEFDAYDQYHRVYSEEEAESRRKTALSFAFRGDNTQVVQAFMPFIPPAEVNKCFHQVDNVENIEAILNTGKVDIDCFRDGETRLFRAAKRHKLDLIKLLLKYGADPNKRCARERLWTCGEITLQVDHEGGPTPLHAFSTPDERCVLMKEEVKKAEECVRVLVAAGAKVNATMKWNRSLRGQNLTPLHLAVQKTQTSLGYWGKLDYSEEILTRALLLQGAEPNAATDTGETPMHFANPEKPQLLDALVEYGADLNSVNNNGRTPLLEIINKISHSFRMGRLKPDVRFFQKIVDLGADVHIADKDGDNVFHHIMHSIQFFSDTEFLPFIQLLLNSRVDLNHRNRKGHPPVWKYRQSNPMDLQSRTDNDEPLLRVLVEAGMDLNVRDEEKGESILRVISERFKDDLDVMEMFIRLGADSKASARDDVTLLHDAAKDFKKGADWFRYMMSIGAKPDVLGGGGDTLIHSVLRSPGKESRFIAIIQLLVEAGVSPLAKNGKGEAALHVVKNHKVLEYVLKNPLFKGLNLNEQDVNGFAPIHNAVALGEIAVASLLRAGADPTILTADNLSPLHIASREGAASIVSLLLSEYRRRGVLEKHVNLLGEGMAPLHYACRSGRPESVWELLRHGADPWLLDVDGLMPLHSLAEFEPLEDLWRRRRTHAADIVLMLQQAGVDLTVEAVVEDDDGRTKTVTPLDMAVEEKCWDMVRALLTRGVKARDNHIQSPDFILATDTHKAAQAARAVSATSSSLPHSTLLRGRWSILYEKYRPLSEDKLYYIADGQAILDMQANHKARKKPRLDKLDPLKCALHDGDHDSVKEYALLGGDVLALDQCGNNTLLHLLVRGGYVDLFEYFADKVHLFEAQDWVQTDEENCCTLLGAACRRDLPSLHIIQLLVDKLGVDVNAVYNERGFIYKLRGGTALHILASGSHFWQIEALEYLLSKGANIEAQNKYGMTPLLAALHHEWPHGYWREETIRILLQNGADVNAIVLETEGSRAHSALEMSDRAEITRTLLEYGADVGLVPGLIARMVARWNDPETIKLLLQAGLSPNELPAPRTEKEDVRYALHEVCLYGASLPSTINDYQWEDVDSRKQATTELLLSFGADPMAMYQNGRCLLHCIIEDHGQLDSFLPRLSQTDINRRGQHGRSLLTSACVPTIRKEPPRYDSNPLSPSIVPNSVLGLLRHKADALAVDDEGRTPLHWLCTLPGKYDEEQRQAFITLVEHGPAAVNMADNQGRKPLHLALAVYADRRQESLFAIKHLISAGADVSEPDPVTSNSTLHQLAPRLVGHAERAAETTKLFRELSASGDINIRNASGETPVMSFTAAGWKGTDDPTGKILRPKYAIANDVNHATALSVFVDLGADLMAVDARGRTLLHITASREIPADSSDWDQKEDVKTAFQKLMELGLDPRREDAELRTAIDIAVARNVREIMQLFREKVEKKR